A genomic window from Phocoena sinus isolate mPhoSin1 chromosome 20, mPhoSin1.pri, whole genome shotgun sequence includes:
- the TLCD2 gene encoding TLC domain-containing protein 2 — MAPSGLLVTGASFAAFRGLHWGLQLLTTPGSAAQDRWKWRNICVSLVHSLLTGVGALLGLSLYPQMAADPIHGHPPWALVLVAISVGYFLADGADMLWNQTLGQAWELLCHHLVVVSCLSTAILSGHYVGFSVVSLLLELNSTCLHLRKLLLLSRQAPSLAFSVTSWATLATLALFRLVPLGWMSLWLIQQHHQVPIALVILGGTGLVTVGATSITLGVRILVSDVLRSRPRPPIPEHKETKGIRTCCDGEPVTRDDSTLSLKD; from the exons ATGGCGCCCTCTGGGCTCCTCGTGACCGGCGCCTCCTTCGCCGCCTTCCGGGGGCTGCACTGGGGGCTGCAGCTTCTGACCACGCCGGGATCTGCTGCCCAGGACCGTTGGAAGTGGCGGAACATCTGTGTCTCCCTGGTTCACAGCCTGCTTACGGGGGTCGGGGCGCTACTCGG GCTGTCGCTGTACCCTCAGATGGCCGCCGACCCGATTCATGGCCACCCGCCCTGGGCCCTGGTGCTGGTAGCTATATCTGTGG GTTATTTCCTAGCCGATGGAGCTGACATGCTGTGGAACCAGACGTTGGGCCAGGCCTGGGAACTTCTTTGTCACCATTTGGTG GTAGTGAGCTGCCTCAGCACCGCCATTCTCTCTGGCCACTATGTGGGCTTCTCTGTGGTGTCTCTGCTCCTGGAACTGAACTCCACCTGCCTGCACCTACGAAAGCTGCTGCTGCTTTCTCGCCAGGCCCCATCCCTGGCCTTCAGTGTGACTAGCTGGGCCACCCTGGCTACCCTGGCCCTCTTCCGCCTGGTTCCACTGGGATGGATGAGTCTGTGGCTGATCCAGCAACACCACCAGGTACCTATTGCTCTGGTCATCCTTGGTGGAACTGGACTGGTCACTGTGGGTGCTACGAGCATCACACTGGGTGTCCGCATTTTGGTCAGTGATGTCCTGCGGTCTCGGCCCCGCCCACCCATCCCTGAGCACAAGGAAACCAAGGGCATCAGGACTTGTTGCGATGGTGAGCCTGTCACCAGGGATGATTCTACTCTCAGCCTGAAAGACTGA